A region from the Colwellia sp. PAMC 21821 genome encodes:
- a CDS encoding HlyC/CorC family transporter: MDNISTDMLFVVLGILIFISAYFSGSETGMMSINRYRLKHLEKQNHRGAKRVSKLLAKPDKLIGLILIGNNLVNIFATLITGIIAQRLYGDAGVFYSGLLLTLVILIFAEITPKTLAALYPEKVAFPSSLILTLLLKLLYPFVIAVNWITNGILAMLGISSEQREQHSLSSEELRTVVNESGALLKSQDQDMLVGILDLENVTVEDIMIPRNELVGIDINNEWKRIQKQLTQSNHTRVLLYRDNIDDVVGYVHVRDALRLVSKEQFTKATLLRAVREIYFIPEGTPLNVQLLKFQHAKERLGLVVDEYGDIQGLVTLEDILEEIVGDFTTTMTPTTSDEVNIQPDGSYLVDGSATVRDVNKEMTWSFPTDGPKTINGLILEYLEDIPEANLSVRISGYPLEIIEVKDNMIKTVRILPDFYDGIKT; encoded by the coding sequence TTGGATAACATCTCTACCGATATGCTGTTTGTCGTGCTTGGCATTCTCATATTCATATCAGCTTATTTCTCTGGCTCTGAAACTGGCATGATGTCAATCAACCGATATCGGTTAAAGCACTTAGAAAAGCAGAACCATCGTGGCGCCAAACGGGTCAGTAAATTACTGGCAAAACCAGATAAATTAATCGGCTTGATCCTGATTGGTAATAACTTAGTCAATATTTTTGCGACGCTGATTACTGGCATAATAGCGCAAAGACTCTATGGCGACGCAGGTGTATTTTATTCAGGTTTGTTGTTAACGTTAGTTATCTTAATTTTTGCTGAAATAACGCCAAAAACCTTGGCGGCTCTGTATCCAGAAAAAGTCGCTTTCCCGAGTTCATTAATCCTCACTTTATTATTAAAGCTTTTATACCCTTTCGTTATAGCGGTAAATTGGATCACCAATGGCATATTAGCCATGTTAGGCATTAGCTCAGAACAAAGAGAGCAACACAGTTTAAGCTCTGAAGAGTTACGCACCGTGGTAAACGAGTCTGGTGCTTTATTGAAATCTCAAGATCAAGATATGCTAGTGGGTATACTCGATTTAGAAAATGTCACTGTTGAAGATATTATGATCCCTCGTAATGAGCTTGTGGGCATTGATATTAACAACGAATGGAAGCGCATCCAAAAACAACTTACGCAATCGAACCATACTCGGGTTTTATTATATCGTGACAATATCGACGACGTTGTCGGCTATGTACATGTGCGTGATGCTTTAAGATTAGTGTCGAAAGAACAATTTACCAAAGCAACTTTGTTACGTGCTGTTCGGGAGATATACTTTATTCCTGAGGGCACTCCTCTCAATGTGCAGTTACTCAAGTTTCAACACGCTAAAGAGCGCTTAGGATTAGTAGTTGATGAATACGGTGATATTCAAGGCTTAGTAACATTAGAAGATATTCTGGAAGAAATTGTCGGTGACTTCACCACCACAATGACACCAACAACCAGTGATGAAGTCAACATTCAACCTGACGGAAGCTATTTAGTGGATGGCAGTGCAACTGTACGTGACGTGAATAAAGAAATGACCTGGAGCTTTCCAACTGATGGCCCTAAAACGATTAATGGCTTAATTTTGGAGTACCTTGAAGATATTCCAGAGGCGAACTTAAGCGTAAGAATATCCGGTTATCCGCTCGAAATTATCGAAGTAAAAGACAACATGATCAAAACGGTTAGAATATTACCCGATTTTTATGATGGTATAAAAACATAG
- a CDS encoding IS110 family transposase yields the protein MKITTIGLDIAKSIFHMFAVNKNGRFVKKKQLRRKQVLSFMATLEPCLIVMEACGSANYWARKFIELGHQVKLIAPQYVKPFVKGNKNDYNDAEGIAEAAQRPTMRFVPIKSIEQQDIQNFHRQRERIKKERKALASQIRGLLGEYGIVINKGISAIRNELPDILEDATNELTYLSREIFNELWLEFQVTEVKFKACEVRLNTMNKENEICVRLDEILGIGAITASATYAAAGDGKDFVNGRHFSAWLGLVPGQHSTGGKATLLGISKRGNSYLRTLYIHGARAVLRHSENKTDRFSLWAQALKSRRGHNKACVAVANKIARMAWVIMAKGESYRPAI from the coding sequence ATGAAGATTACTACAATCGGTTTAGACATTGCAAAATCAATTTTTCACATGTTCGCTGTGAATAAAAATGGGCGATTTGTAAAAAAGAAACAATTAAGAAGAAAACAAGTGTTGAGTTTCATGGCAACATTAGAGCCTTGCCTAATTGTAATGGAAGCTTGTGGCAGTGCGAACTACTGGGCTAGAAAATTTATTGAATTGGGGCACCAAGTAAAACTTATTGCGCCTCAATATGTAAAACCCTTCGTTAAAGGCAATAAAAATGATTATAACGATGCCGAAGGTATTGCAGAGGCAGCGCAACGCCCGACCATGAGGTTTGTGCCAATTAAATCGATAGAACAACAAGATATTCAAAACTTCCATCGACAACGTGAACGCATAAAGAAAGAACGTAAAGCATTAGCAAGTCAGATACGAGGCTTGTTAGGAGAATATGGCATTGTCATCAATAAAGGTATTTCTGCAATTCGCAATGAACTGCCGGATATTTTAGAGGATGCGACAAATGAGTTAACGTATTTAAGTCGGGAGATATTTAATGAGTTATGGCTTGAATTTCAAGTCACAGAAGTGAAGTTTAAAGCGTGTGAAGTTCGCTTAAACACGATGAATAAAGAAAATGAAATATGTGTTCGCTTAGATGAAATATTAGGTATTGGAGCAATCACAGCTAGCGCTACTTATGCAGCTGCAGGAGATGGAAAAGACTTTGTAAATGGTCGACATTTTTCGGCATGGCTTGGGCTTGTTCCTGGGCAGCATTCAACGGGTGGAAAGGCCACCTTACTCGGTATAAGTAAACGCGGTAATAGTTATTTAAGAACACTATACATCCACGGGGCCCGGGCAGTATTAAGGCACAGTGAAAACAAAACTGACCGATTTAGTTTGTGGGCACAAGCGTTAAAATCCCGACGAGGACACAACAAAGCATGCGTTGCTGTGGCGAATAAAATAGCAAGAATGGCTTGGGTAATAATGGCGAAGGGGGAAAGTTATCGCCCGGCTATATAA
- a CDS encoding VanZ family protein, whose amino-acid sequence MPSNFGKYTKNTSMKSRYHLSILAIIILLFFCLYFSSTDFRRIVFRSTEIDSIGHIISFFCLTWVLHSILKLPLFNTMLTVAFYGVLTELGQYYLGFRSAQVSDFISDLIGIALFGIIRWSILMYRNRSSNKSVK is encoded by the coding sequence ATGCCATCTAATTTCGGCAAGTACACTAAAAACACCTCAATGAAAAGTCGCTATCATTTATCAATTCTAGCTATTATTATCCTACTATTTTTCTGCCTTTACTTTAGCTCTACCGATTTTAGGCGCATAGTTTTTCGCAGTACAGAAATCGACTCTATTGGCCATATTATTAGCTTTTTTTGTTTAACTTGGGTATTGCACAGTATTTTGAAGTTACCATTATTTAATACTATGTTAACCGTTGCTTTTTATGGTGTACTAACGGAATTAGGGCAATATTACTTAGGCTTTCGAAGTGCTCAGGTTAGTGACTTTATTTCTGATTTGATCGGTATAGCACTGTTTGGCATTATAAGATGGTCGATATTGATGTACCGCAACCGTTCTAGTAATAAGTCAGTAAAATGA
- a CDS encoding TIGR01621 family pseudouridine synthase produces MTKQLLAVIDHQADFVVLDKPQNISFHDEDNIGCGLFSQIKAQLKAQFSLAELYPVHRLDKMTSGLIIVAKNSATARAFQQLFEQHQVEKYYLAIAEGKPKRKQGLIKGDMEKSRRGMWKLLRTLENPAISQFLSYTIAPKQRLYLIKPHSGKTHQIRVALNSIGVPILGDPLYNSTIVADRGYLHAFALNFSLNNKQYQYCLPPSTGSVFNTSSTLEVIEQLTPPWQQQWPKL; encoded by the coding sequence ATGACGAAGCAACTGTTAGCCGTTATTGATCATCAAGCTGACTTTGTCGTGCTTGATAAACCTCAAAACATCAGTTTTCATGACGAAGATAATATTGGTTGTGGCTTATTTTCACAAATAAAAGCCCAACTAAAAGCGCAGTTTTCATTAGCTGAACTTTATCCCGTGCATCGTTTAGACAAGATGACTTCAGGACTTATCATTGTTGCTAAAAATAGTGCCACAGCTAGGGCTTTTCAACAGTTATTCGAACAACATCAAGTTGAAAAATATTACCTAGCAATCGCTGAAGGTAAGCCGAAAAGAAAACAAGGCTTAATTAAAGGTGATATGGAAAAAAGTCGAAGAGGCATGTGGAAGTTGCTACGTACTTTAGAAAATCCAGCGATTAGCCAGTTTTTATCTTACACTATAGCGCCAAAACAGCGACTATATTTGATCAAACCTCATTCGGGTAAAACCCATCAAATAAGAGTGGCACTTAACAGCATAGGTGTGCCGATACTGGGTGATCCGCTTTACAACAGTACTATAGTTGCTGACCGAGGTTATTTACACGCTTTTGCGTTAAACTTTAGCTTGAACAATAAACAATATCAGTACTGCCTGCCGCCGAGCACTGGCTCAGTTTTCAATACGTCATCAACCCTTGAGGTTATAGAGCAACTAACACCGCCTTGGCAGCAGCAATGGCCTAAGCTATAA
- a CDS encoding Na+/H+ antiporter NhaC family protein gives MQDSVFSLLPPLVAIIIAIWRKNALFALLCGVILCYLMAENGNPINGLIATTFGITGVFSSIGNVYIVSFSLLIGALVTLMNQSGAVNGFINHLASLNLVKNSRQASILPTVIGTSIFTDTNLSMFTAGMASQKLFDHHGLSRARLAYLVDSTCAPISILFLVNGWGAYVLGLLDGYSFDDPVGILIGTIGYNFYAIIAVALAYYTAFSGRVFGPLKHADSLVKEKQKDTVEHVAPAHMMWLPMLTLLIGTFVLLWYTGDGDIRRGSGAFSVFWSVVTALVFLVLLIMSQKLMSLSTIFKTIITGIKYMSPAVAILVLSFAFGDAIKALGTGMYVSQLINVEVPLFLMAPILFIAAAIMAFATGTSWGTFAILIPIAVPIAQQSGLPIEFLVAAVLGGGIFGDHASPISDTTVVASIASGCDHFEHVKTQLPYALVGGIVTLIIYVIIGLNF, from the coding sequence ATGCAAGACAGTGTTTTTAGCTTACTTCCCCCACTTGTTGCTATTATCATTGCCATATGGCGAAAAAATGCACTTTTCGCGCTTTTGTGTGGCGTAATACTTTGTTATTTAATGGCAGAAAATGGCAACCCTATTAACGGTTTAATCGCCACAACCTTTGGTATCACAGGCGTATTTTCTTCTATAGGTAACGTTTACATTGTCAGTTTTAGCTTGTTAATTGGCGCATTAGTGACGCTTATGAATCAATCGGGCGCAGTAAACGGCTTTATTAACCATCTTGCTTCATTAAACTTGGTTAAAAATAGCCGACAAGCCAGTATTTTACCTACCGTGATAGGTACCTCTATTTTTACCGATACTAATTTGAGTATGTTTACTGCCGGCATGGCGAGTCAAAAGTTATTTGACCACCATGGCCTTAGCCGCGCTAGATTGGCTTATTTAGTTGATTCAACTTGCGCACCTATCAGCATTTTATTTTTGGTTAATGGTTGGGGCGCTTATGTTCTAGGCTTACTAGATGGTTACTCATTTGATGACCCTGTGGGTATTTTAATTGGCACAATCGGATACAACTTTTACGCTATAATTGCTGTAGCACTGGCATATTACACCGCTTTTAGTGGCAGAGTTTTCGGGCCCCTTAAGCATGCTGACTCATTGGTCAAAGAAAAACAAAAAGACACGGTAGAACATGTTGCTCCCGCACATATGATGTGGCTGCCTATGCTAACGCTTTTAATCGGCACTTTTGTTCTACTCTGGTATACAGGTGACGGTGATATACGTCGTGGCTCAGGCGCTTTCTCGGTATTTTGGTCGGTGGTTACAGCCTTAGTATTTTTAGTGCTGCTAATAATGAGTCAAAAATTGATGTCACTTAGTACTATCTTTAAAACTATCATTACCGGTATTAAATACATGTCACCTGCCGTGGCGATTTTGGTGTTATCATTTGCCTTTGGCGACGCCATTAAAGCCCTAGGTACTGGTATGTATGTCAGCCAGTTAATTAACGTTGAAGTGCCGTTGTTTTTAATGGCGCCTATTTTGTTTATTGCGGCTGCCATTATGGCATTTGCCACGGGTACATCATGGGGCACCTTTGCGATACTTATTCCCATCGCCGTGCCCATTGCGCAACAAAGCGGCTTGCCTATCGAGTTTTTAGTGGCTGCCGTACTCGGTGGCGGTATCTTTGGTGACCATGCTTCACCCATTTCAGATACCACAGTGGTTGCGTCTATTGCCAGTGGCTGCGATCACTTTGAGCACGTTAAAACACAATTACCGTACGCCTTAGTTGGCGGCATAGTAACGTTAATCATTTATGTCATTATCGGACTTAACTTTTAA
- a CDS encoding YajQ family cyclic di-GMP-binding protein: protein MPSMDIVSEINLEEVRNATENANRELSTRFDFRGVDASFVWKTPTVTMKGDSDFQLKQMADVLRSQLAKRNIDAKALTLSSIEHTGKNFSQDATFKEGIEQPVAKKVVKLIKDSKLKVQASIQGEQVRVTGKKRDDLQAVMQLLRETELEQSFQYNNFRD, encoded by the coding sequence ATGCCTTCAATGGATATTGTTTCCGAAATTAATTTGGAAGAAGTTAGAAACGCAACTGAAAATGCCAACCGTGAGTTGTCGACTCGATTTGACTTTCGAGGTGTAGACGCAAGCTTTGTTTGGAAAACTCCAACCGTTACGATGAAGGGCGATTCAGATTTTCAATTAAAGCAAATGGCTGATGTGCTGCGCAGCCAGTTAGCCAAAAGAAATATTGACGCCAAAGCGTTAACTCTTAGTAGTATTGAGCACACAGGTAAAAACTTTAGCCAGGATGCGACTTTTAAAGAAGGAATAGAGCAACCTGTGGCCAAAAAAGTGGTTAAATTAATAAAAGACAGCAAGTTAAAAGTGCAAGCCTCTATTCAAGGTGAACAAGTGCGTGTTACCGGTAAAAAACGTGACGACTTACAAGCCGTAATGCAGTTACTGAGAGAGACAGAGTTAGAGCAGTCATTTCAGTATAATAATTTTAGAGATTAA
- a CDS encoding 2-dehydropantoate 2-reductase, translating into MNIVIIGQGAIGLLWYHHLAKSSKNAVSLFCSSRTTFIPSHYGFTDINLQSDELALTVADNAAFTDAELILICVKSYQVKAVIEALKSKISAHVIIVFCHNGMGACHNLADLQQSCLTLLTTHGCKINSPFHAQHTGLGHCDLGSIHGKISPLMRANITSTLEQALPTLTFTNDIKTKQWLKLAINCVINPLTAVENIDNGQLLDERFTPIITELISEIITVAVYEDVKFNFDELQEKIMQVAKNTAKNCSSMRSDMLQQRKTEIDYINGYIVSLAKKSGIPVPKNEKLVQLVKALSQVD; encoded by the coding sequence ATGAATATTGTTATTATTGGTCAAGGTGCTATCGGCTTGCTTTGGTATCATCATTTGGCAAAGTCTTCGAAAAATGCAGTCAGCTTATTTTGTTCATCAAGAACAACATTTATCCCAAGCCATTATGGCTTTACTGATATAAACCTGCAAAGCGATGAGCTTGCATTAACGGTCGCTGATAACGCGGCGTTTACTGATGCAGAATTAATACTAATTTGCGTAAAGTCGTATCAAGTAAAAGCCGTTATAGAAGCATTAAAAAGCAAAATATCAGCTCATGTCATCATTGTTTTTTGTCATAACGGTATGGGTGCATGCCATAATTTAGCAGATCTCCAGCAATCTTGCTTAACGCTACTGACCACTCATGGTTGTAAAATCAATAGCCCTTTTCATGCGCAACATACCGGGTTAGGCCACTGTGATTTAGGCTCGATACATGGAAAAATTTCACCATTAATGCGCGCTAATATCACTTCTACACTTGAACAAGCGTTACCAACATTAACATTTACCAATGACATCAAAACAAAGCAATGGCTTAAATTAGCGATAAACTGTGTTATTAACCCGCTAACCGCTGTTGAGAATATTGATAACGGACAGCTACTTGATGAAAGATTCACCCCCATAATTACAGAATTAATTTCAGAGATTATTACTGTTGCAGTTTATGAAGATGTTAAATTTAACTTTGATGAGTTACAAGAGAAAATAATGCAGGTAGCGAAAAACACGGCCAAAAATTGCTCTTCAATGCGCAGTGATATGTTACAGCAACGTAAAACTGAGATTGACTATATTAATGGCTATATCGTCAGTTTGGCTAAAAAATCAGGCATCCCTGTACCTAAAAATGAAAAGCTAGTGCAGCTAGTTAAAGCGTTATCCCAAGTTGATTAA
- a CDS encoding sodium-dependent transporter, translating to MAASRGAFSSRIGFIMAAAGSAVGLGNIWGFPTQTASNGGAAFVLVYLVLAFCLAYPAFMAELLIGRYGQANAVTSLQKISRNIFHKRFAFVVGFGGIICAALILSFYGILAGWMMSFAIEPITTLLGFNEASSWLTSQSMERNLVFTALFMMLTISIIRRGVEQGIEKWSKRLMPMLIGLLVLLIIYVFTLDGSKEGFEAYLNPDISRVFEPDLLISALGQAFFSLSLGTSVMVIYGSYISKKENLVTLGAQVTLIDVSIAFLAGLLIIPSMYVAQAQGVAIFDAEGGLISGPNLVFDVLPTLFNGMGSIGLFVGFGFFILMSIAALTSSISMLEGPVSFVVERHNIARKKATTFIGIGIFMISALIVLNFDVLFGLAISISTVYGQPLIAMLCCVFVGWIWFRNDILNELKQGNDMVEHSLFWKIWPWYTKFVCPTAIAIVFWHSL from the coding sequence ATGGCTGCTTCTAGAGGTGCGTTCAGTTCTCGTATAGGTTTTATCATGGCTGCTGCGGGTTCTGCCGTGGGGTTAGGTAATATATGGGGTTTTCCAACACAAACAGCAAGCAATGGCGGTGCCGCTTTTGTGCTGGTTTACTTAGTGCTGGCTTTTTGTTTAGCATATCCCGCTTTTATGGCTGAGTTGCTAATTGGGCGTTATGGCCAGGCCAATGCGGTGACGTCACTACAAAAAATATCTCGAAATATATTCCACAAACGCTTTGCTTTTGTTGTCGGTTTTGGCGGTATTATTTGTGCGGCCTTAATTTTAAGCTTTTATGGTATTTTAGCTGGTTGGATGATGTCGTTCGCGATTGAACCCATCACCACTTTATTGGGCTTTAATGAAGCGTCAAGCTGGCTTACGTCACAATCGATGGAACGTAACTTAGTTTTCACCGCTTTATTTATGATGCTGACTATATCGATTATTCGTCGAGGCGTAGAGCAAGGTATTGAAAAATGGTCTAAGCGCTTAATGCCAATGTTGATAGGCTTGTTAGTGTTGCTCATTATCTATGTCTTCACTTTAGACGGGTCAAAAGAAGGTTTTGAGGCTTATTTAAATCCTGATATCTCTCGGGTATTTGAGCCCGACTTATTGATCAGCGCTTTAGGGCAGGCATTCTTCTCGTTGTCGCTCGGGACAAGTGTCATGGTGATTTATGGTTCTTATATTTCTAAGAAAGAAAATTTAGTTACCTTAGGCGCACAAGTTACCCTTATTGATGTATCAATCGCATTTTTAGCTGGTTTGTTAATCATTCCATCAATGTATGTTGCTCAGGCACAAGGTGTTGCTATTTTCGATGCTGAGGGCGGGCTTATTTCTGGACCTAATCTAGTTTTTGATGTTCTACCTACTTTATTTAATGGTATGGGGTCTATTGGTTTATTTGTTGGCTTTGGCTTCTTTATATTAATGTCTATTGCCGCGCTAACATCGAGTATTTCAATGCTAGAAGGGCCTGTTTCTTTTGTTGTTGAGCGCCACAATATTGCCCGCAAAAAAGCGACGACCTTTATTGGTATAGGTATTTTCATGATAAGCGCATTAATCGTGCTTAATTTTGATGTGCTCTTTGGTTTAGCTATTTCAATTTCTACCGTTTATGGTCAGCCGCTCATTGCTATGTTGTGTTGTGTTTTTGTTGGTTGGATTTGGTTTCGTAACGATATTTTAAATGAACTTAAACAAGGAAATGATATGGTTGAGCATTCCTTGTTTTGGAAAATTTGGCCTTGGTATACTAAGTTTGTTTGCCCGACGGCAATAGCGATTGTGTTCTGGCATTCGCTGTAA
- the gshA gene encoding glutamate--cysteine ligase yields the protein MTLSLNEYISAFTEKKHQTSLSQFGRGIEREALRVLPQGRLSERGHSELLGAALTHPNITTDYSETLMEFITPVSHKPETVIAQLEDVQKFTLSQLDGELLWPMSMPCFVDDDDKIPLAQFGKSNIGRMKTVYRQGLKNRYGSMMQVISGIHFNFSFPKSFFQSLQEIENNTDALDDYISDKYFALLRNYKRFCWLIPYLYGSSPAICGSFLKNKPTDLPFKKTGKGYLYLEHATSLRMSDLGYTNSEQSSLQICYNNLSGYLDGVKNAINLPSKKFEKIGIKVDGQYQQLNSNVLQIENELYAPVRPKCVAKAGEKPSEALRNRGVEYIEVRALDVNPFSATGITVEQVRFLDTFLTFCMLEPSPILDCNSQEISEENMDAVVVRGRDPTLLLRDISGENPESKSVPQWGGEIFAKMADIATLLDKANDSQLYSQVLATEAAKINDASLTPSAQVLTAVVKENKSLTTLALNRAVDYREQLLANNYQEFNEAYFKKTVAESLQKQSAIEESDTVDFDTFLQEYFS from the coding sequence TTGACACTATCATTAAACGAATATATCTCGGCTTTTACCGAAAAAAAGCATCAAACTTCTTTGAGCCAATTTGGTCGAGGTATAGAACGTGAAGCACTTCGAGTGCTGCCACAAGGACGTTTGTCTGAACGCGGGCACAGTGAGCTATTAGGCGCGGCTTTAACACACCCCAACATTACCACTGATTACTCCGAAACACTGATGGAGTTTATTACTCCAGTTAGTCATAAACCGGAAACGGTGATTGCCCAACTAGAAGATGTACAAAAATTTACCTTAAGTCAGCTTGATGGCGAGCTATTGTGGCCGATGAGTATGCCGTGTTTTGTTGATGACGACGATAAAATACCCTTGGCTCAATTCGGTAAATCTAACATTGGTCGAATGAAAACTGTTTATCGCCAGGGCCTTAAAAATCGCTATGGCAGCATGATGCAGGTTATTTCTGGTATACACTTTAATTTTTCATTTCCAAAAAGTTTTTTTCAGTCATTGCAAGAAATTGAGAACAATACTGATGCACTAGATGATTATATTTCTGATAAATATTTTGCTCTACTAAGAAACTATAAGCGCTTTTGTTGGCTTATTCCTTATCTATACGGAAGTTCACCCGCTATTTGTGGTTCGTTTTTAAAAAATAAACCTACTGATTTACCGTTTAAAAAAACCGGCAAAGGCTATCTTTACCTCGAACATGCAACGTCTTTACGTATGAGTGATTTGGGTTATACCAATAGCGAACAGTCATCGTTACAAATTTGTTATAACAATTTATCGGGTTATTTAGATGGGGTTAAAAACGCCATAAATTTACCATCGAAAAAATTTGAAAAAATCGGTATTAAAGTTGATGGTCAATATCAGCAGCTAAACAGTAATGTTTTACAAATAGAGAATGAGTTATACGCGCCAGTTCGACCTAAATGTGTGGCTAAAGCGGGCGAAAAGCCATCTGAAGCTTTAAGAAACAGAGGCGTTGAATATATTGAAGTTAGGGCCCTTGATGTAAACCCTTTCTCCGCCACAGGCATTACGGTCGAGCAAGTTCGATTCTTAGATACCTTTCTTACTTTTTGTATGCTCGAACCTAGCCCAATACTGGATTGTAATTCACAAGAAATCAGTGAAGAAAATATGGATGCTGTCGTTGTACGAGGACGGGATCCGACATTATTGTTACGTGATATCTCAGGGGAAAATCCAGAAAGTAAGTCAGTACCACAATGGGGCGGAGAGATTTTTGCAAAAATGGCTGATATTGCGACGTTATTAGATAAAGCCAACGATAGTCAATTATACAGCCAAGTACTTGCCACAGAAGCAGCCAAAATTAACGATGCTAGTTTAACGCCTTCAGCACAAGTGTTAACGGCAGTAGTTAAGGAAAATAAATCGTTAACTACGTTGGCATTGAATAGAGCTGTTGATTATCGTGAACAGCTTTTAGCAAATAATTATCAAGAGTTTAATGAAGCGTACTTTAAAAAAACAGTAGCTGAATCGTTGCAGAAACAGTCAGCTATCGAAGAAAGTGATACCGTTGACTTCGATACTTTTCTCCAAGAATACTTCTCCTAA
- the ccsA gene encoding cytochrome c biogenesis protein CcsA, whose product MEFSSITSFTAFVCYSVATISILSRLFHPKGPNLIITLIFACLAIIFHVLSSSQFLNTHNHLNFSLPNVVSLVSLIITLVISAVALRFKVNLLLPGIYGFAGLWQLAMIFIAPVGNMEIVSDKIAMLSHITFAIIAYCVLVIATLYAFQVAYINTKLKSKNFQAVHHLPPLMQVEQQLFIILLFGSVCLLLSQVLGFLFLDGMISKENAHKTILSLIACAIYFVTLWGHFKQGWRGQRVLTLTVIATFILTLAYFGSRFVKEFLLL is encoded by the coding sequence GTGGAATTTTCAAGTATCACTTCATTTACTGCCTTTGTGTGTTATAGCGTGGCGACAATATCAATTTTATCTCGCTTGTTTCACCCTAAAGGGCCGAATTTAATTATTACTTTAATTTTTGCCTGCTTGGCGATAATTTTTCATGTTTTAAGCAGTTCACAATTTTTAAATACGCATAATCATCTTAACTTTTCGCTTCCTAATGTAGTGTCGTTAGTCAGTCTAATTATTACTTTAGTTATTTCTGCGGTCGCTTTGCGCTTTAAAGTTAATTTATTATTACCAGGGATCTACGGTTTTGCTGGCCTTTGGCAACTCGCTATGATTTTTATTGCCCCCGTCGGTAATATGGAAATTGTTTCAGATAAAATTGCGATGTTAAGCCATATTACATTTGCCATAATCGCCTATTGTGTTCTCGTTATTGCTACGCTATATGCCTTCCAAGTAGCCTATATTAATACCAAATTAAAGAGCAAAAACTTCCAGGCGGTTCATCACTTGCCGCCTTTAATGCAAGTGGAACAGCAGCTATTTATTATTCTGTTATTTGGTAGTGTCTGTTTATTGCTTAGCCAAGTGTTAGGTTTTTTGTTTCTTGATGGTATGATCTCAAAAGAAAATGCTCATAAAACAATTTTATCTTTAATTGCCTGCGCAATTTATTTCGTTACGCTATGGGGACATTTTAAACAAGGTTGGCGTGGCCAACGGGTGCTGACATTAACAGTAATCGCGACATTTATACTTACTTTGGCTTATTTTGGTAGTCGATTTGTGAAAGAATTTCTCTTATTATAA